The genomic stretch TCGAGCACTGGTAGATTCCGCTGATCGCATTCGTGACCGGCTGACTCCTGTCACTGTCCAGGTTCATATAGTAGATATTTGCGATACCGGTCTTGTCGGAAACATAGTAGATGTGCTTTCCATCCGGATCAGCGACAGGATAGGAATCCTCTCCAAGTTCATGGTGGGTGAGCCTTTCAACTATTCCCGTTGCAAGATCTATTGAATAGATATGGGATTGGTTGAAATCGTAACTCCACATCTTAAAATCTTTCGGGACATCGGATTTCTGCAAATAGTCGCCGCGGTCGCTGACAAAATAGATTTTCTTTCCATCCGGCGACCATGATGGATCCGCATCGCTAAAAATATCGTTCGTGAGGTTGGACAACACTTTGTTTTTTAAGTCGTAGACATAAATATCAGACTGCTGATTATTGTCCCCAATAAATGCCAGCCTGTCCCCGTCGGGCGACCATGACACCGAAAAAACACCTTCTAAATTATCGAACGGGATTTCCGTTACATCTCCCGATGACACGTCGATTATGTTTATCGCGTCATGCGAGCCGCTCTTCACGGCGATCGCTATTTTCTTCCCATCGGGCGACCAGGAGAGGCCAGGCGTCAACAAATGAAGTTCTTCAAAATTCTTCTGCGAGTAACCATCCACTAACTTTTTTATTATTTTCCCATCACTCGCGTTCATGAGAAAAATACTGAAATAATCATCACGGTCTGAAATGAAAGCGATCTTGTCACCTTGGGGAGAAATTGCAGGGCTCGTGTTGTAGAAATCGCCGAGGTCTTTGTGATCGGTCAGCTGTTTGGCGAAATCTTCCGGTCTTTTTCTTACCGCCACATCCGGCCAATACATTACTTTTTGCTCATATTGCCAGCGCTTTGACAATTCCTTAATACTTATTCCGAGCGCACTCCTGAAACCGGATTCAACGCTTCTGGTGGTACGAATTCGGCTCAGTATTTCCGCTATTTTTTCCTCTCCATATTTATCCGCGATGTACCGCCACACTGATTGCCCGCCGCGATACGCAAAATAACCGTTCAACTCGTCGATAGGAACGATATATTCATTCACCGTTGCGTCGAGCATGAACATATCGGAATTCGTTTCCCAGCCTAACGATGCATATTCAGCCATTCCCTCATTGAACCACATCGGAAGCTGCAGCGTGATATTATTTGCGATCATCGACTGGACTGAGCCGCCGTAAAACATGTCGTTAAAAATTGCGTGAACAAGCTCGTGAGCGATCACGTGCCGGAACAACTGGTATGAACCCTCGAAAGGAACGACAATTCTGTTTTTGAATTCTTCTGTTACCCCGCCGACTCCTTCTTCAAGATATTCTGAGACAACGTTTGTTTCCTGCCAGTCATTGTGAGAGTCGTAGACGACGATCGGAATGCGATTGGTTATGTCGTAATGAAATAGGGCACTGTGGTGGGTATATGCGGTTTCAGCCGCATGCGCGGCAAACTCCGCTATATGGTATTCAGAAGGATAAAAATAAATGTCGAAATGCTTCGACTGGATGAAGTACCAGTCGAAATTCCTATACTGCACTTTGTTTTTGCCGAACTCATCCACCTGAGCAAAGGAAACTGCAGAAGTGAGAAGGATCCCAAACACCAACAATCTTTGAATCATCTTCAATGATCTTTTCTCCACAAAAACTTACTATTGTTCCCAACTAATTTCAAGATTTCAAAGTTCCTTTTGAGAGACATCAACAAATCCGCTTGTTACCCGGCAAAATCCAATAAGAAAATAGACTGGACATAACTCTATCTTGTGCTTTCTTTTCACCTTGGAATTAGACGATTGAGAATAGATTCGGGTTTAGTGCTAAAATTTAAATTCCAGACCCTCTTTTGCAGCGCAGAGCTTGAACGAATAATTCAGTTTCTTCATCTCCCTGTTGCTCCGTGCCACCATGTCGTCCACATCCTTGTCGGTCAATGAAGGATCATAGTGGAACAGAAATAATGTTTTGACCCCTGCTTCAAAGGCCAACCGAAGCGTATGCAAATAATGCGAATGTCCCCAGCCGATGTGATCGCCATATTGTTCGGGCGTATAAGTTGTATCGTGGATCAAAACATCGACCCCTTTTATGAAATCCCGCACACGATCATTCGGATCTCCATGGTATTCGCGGAAAAGTTTCAACACTTCAGCTTCCCCGTTTGTAAAAAGGTGCGCCGTCTCTTCACTGAACGGTTCGTTATCGCTGACATAAGCGAGGGATTTGTTGTTATAACTTATCCTGTATCCGATGGTAAAGCCAGGATGATTTACGAAGAAAGACTGGACTTTTGCTCCTTGAACGTTTATCGTGTCCTCTTTCATCGGTATGAAGTCTATTTCCGCCTCAAGCTCGGAGAGATTAACCGGAAAATAAATTTTGTTCATCTGCTCGGCTATCAGCTCGGCGAGCTTAACACCTTTCGCCTCAGGTCCGACAATAGTCAACTTATTCCCCGGGACAAACGCGGGTCTGAAAAACGGGAAACCCTGAATATGGTCCCAATGAGGATGAGTAATCAGAATATGTGCGTTGATGTTTTTGCCGTCTTTCATCAGCTGGTTGCCGAGGTTTCTAATGCCCGTGCCCGCGTCTAAGATAATCAGATTCCCATTCCTATGAGCGGAATCTTCTGCGTCCAAATGCAATTCGGTGCACGCAGTATTCCCGCCATATCTCACCGTTGATTCGCCTGGCGTCGGGATTGATCCTCGAACTCCCCAGAATTTTATCCTCATTTAAGCTCCGTGGTCAAGTATGCGTTCTGTAGTTTG from Candidatus Acidiferrales bacterium encodes the following:
- a CDS encoding MBL fold metallo-hydrolase; amino-acid sequence: MRIKFWGVRGSIPTPGESTVRYGGNTACTELHLDAEDSAHRNGNLIILDAGTGIRNLGNQLMKDGKNINAHILITHPHWDHIQGFPFFRPAFVPGNKLTIVGPEAKGVKLAELIAEQMNKIYFPVNLSELEAEIDFIPMKEDTINVQGAKVQSFFVNHPGFTIGYRISYNNKSLAYVSDNEPFSEETAHLFTNGEAEVLKLFREYHGDPNDRVRDFIKGVDVLIHDTTYTPEQYGDHIGWGHSHYLHTLRLAFEAGVKTLFLFHYDPSLTDKDVDDMVARSNREMKKLNYSFKLCAAKEGLEFKF